Within the Tessaracoccus flavescens genome, the region TCTTGCTGCAGGACGCTCGCGGCCTGGTCGACGGTGCCTGCGTCGACGAAACCAGCCAGCGACGTGCGCACCCCCGAGAGTCCCGCACGGGTGGCGACCAGTTGGGACGCGACGAACTCGCGAGCCAGCTTCGCCAGCACGACGGGGTGGCGTCGCAGCACCTGGTAGCCGCGGTACTCGGACGGGCACACGTCGAGCAGGTAGGCCTCCGCCGACTTGAGCCATCCGGCCGAGCCGGGCGGCCGCACCGAGCCGGGCCAACCTGGCGGAACGTAGACCCGGATCACTTCATCTTCATCGAACATGTGTTCTATTAGAGATCACGGGTCGGACAATTGCAACCGCCTCTGTCAGACGGTGCGCCGACACGCCACCCGTCGCGGCTCATTCCCCCCGCGCACGCATCCTGGCTGGTCGCTTCCGCTCGGCGCCCGCACATGTCGTTAGCATGACGCCCATGACTGCGCCCGCCGGCACACCGGAGACCCGATCCGCCCGCCTCGACAGACTCCCGTTCAACCGACGCCACCTCAAGGTCCTGACTGGATCGGGCCTCGGCTGGGCCCTCGACGCGATGGATGTGGGCCTCATCTCGTTCATCATCGCCGTGCTCGGACAGCAGTGGGGTCTCAGCGCGACGGAGAAGTCGTGGATCGCCTCGATCGGCTTCGTCGGCATGGCACTTGGCGCCAGCTTCGGTGGCCTGCTGGCTGACCGGTTCGGACGCCGTCACATCTTCGCCATCACGCTGCTGATCTACGGGATCGCCACCGGCGCGAGCGCCCTGGTCGGCGGGCTCGCCCTGCTGCTGGTGCTGAGGTTCTTCGTCGGGCTCGGGCTCGGAGCCGAGCTTCCCGTCGCCTCGACCTATGTCAGCGAGTTCGCTCCGGCCCGGATCCGCGGCCGGCTGATCGTCATCCTCGAGGCCTTCTGGGCCGTCGGCTGGACCGCCTCCGCCGTGATCGGCTACTTCGTCATCCCCGCCTCCGACGCTGGCTGGCGCTGGGCCTTCGCCATCGGCGCCGTGCCTGCGCTCTACGCACTGTTCGTCCGCTGGGGCCTCCCGGAGTCGCCGCGCTGGCTCGAGCGACAGGGGCGCCACGCGGAGGCCGAGCAGATCGTCAGCGACTTCGAGCGCGCCTCCGGCATCACCGACGCACCGGCCTCCCCCGCCGACGACGCCCCGACGGCGCCGGCCGCCGAGGTCGCCGATACGGGCAAGGAGCGGCTCGGGGCCCTGTTCTCGCGCGAGTTCCGCGGCCGCACGCTCAGCCTCTGGGCGGTGTGGTTCTGCGTCAACTTCGCCTACTACGGGGCCTTCATCTGGATTCCGACCATCCTCGTCGGCAAGGGCTACGACCTGGTTGCTTCCTTCGGTTTCACGCTGATCATCACCCTCGCCCAGCTCCCCGGCTACGCGGTGGCCGCCTGGCTGATCGAGGTCTGGGGGCGACGGGCGACCCTCTCCACGTTCCTGGTCGGCTCGGCCGCCTCCGCCATCGCCTTCGGGTTCGCCGACGGCGAGGCCGCGATCATCGCGACCGGCATGGCGCTGTCCTTCTTCAACCTCGGTGCCTGGGGTGCCCTCTACGCCGTCTCGCCGGAGATGTACCCGACGTCGATGCGGGGGACCGGCTCCGGTTGGGCCGCGGGCGTCGGCCGGATCGCCTCGATCATCGCCCCGCTGCTCGTCCCGATCCTGCTCGGCTACGGCGTCGGCGTGATGTTCGTGGTGCTCGCGGCCGCCTTCCTGATCGCCGCGGTGGCGACCTGGGGGCTCGTCGACCGGGCGGGACGCTCGCTCGACGACCGCTGACC harbors:
- a CDS encoding MFS transporter — translated: MTAPAGTPETRSARLDRLPFNRRHLKVLTGSGLGWALDAMDVGLISFIIAVLGQQWGLSATEKSWIASIGFVGMALGASFGGLLADRFGRRHIFAITLLIYGIATGASALVGGLALLLVLRFFVGLGLGAELPVASTYVSEFAPARIRGRLIVILEAFWAVGWTASAVIGYFVIPASDAGWRWAFAIGAVPALYALFVRWGLPESPRWLERQGRHAEAEQIVSDFERASGITDAPASPADDAPTAPAAEVADTGKERLGALFSREFRGRTLSLWAVWFCVNFAYYGAFIWIPTILVGKGYDLVASFGFTLIITLAQLPGYAVAAWLIEVWGRRATLSTFLVGSAASAIAFGFADGEAAIIATGMALSFFNLGAWGALYAVSPEMYPTSMRGTGSGWAAGVGRIASIIAPLLVPILLGYGVGVMFVVLAAAFLIAAVATWGLVDRAGRSLDDR